The Methanocalculus natronophilus genome includes the window CCCCAAAACGCAACTTTTAATTTTAAGAATAAATATCAAGAGATTAATGACAAGCTCAAAACTTTTCACAAAGAGTTATCATTAGCTTATGGTGAAATTGATTTGTCTATTAAAGACAACTTAGATAATAAAGCATTGGATGAGATTTTAAGACAAGCAGATGAAAACTTATATAAACACAAAGTTTATAAGAAAGTTTAATGATAAAAGGACACTAAAAAGGGTCCTTTTTCATTAGAATAAGAAAATTATAGAGCGAAATTTTACNNNNNNNNNNGGGGCATTTCATGGCTGGATTTTTAAAAAGATTGTTTTCTAAAAAAGATAAAAAGAAACCAAGTGAGACAACAAAGCATGATTCATCTCAATCAAGTATAAATAACGAATCAGAAAATCGTAA containing:
- a CDS encoding GGDEF domain-containing protein, which gives rise to NNSEYHLYICDLNNFKQVNDTLGHLAGDQVLYKFSTYLRRMLKPFDGIVYRIGGDEFAIIIPQNATFNFKNKYQEINDKLKTFHKELSLAYGEIDLSIKDNLDNKALDEILRQADENLYKHKVYKKV